A genomic segment from Amygdalobacter nucleatus encodes:
- a CDS encoding extracellular solute-binding protein: MKQMGRKFLAMLLAGSFTLTLVSCGGQKQNDKVVDASQAASSLSKVGTYPISDKAIEMSMVRLSMPNVTDFTTNDFSKFIEDKTNIKWTYQTVNMDTADEQINLMMSKKPLPDAFLFSTPKVAKYGVSEGLLLPLENLIKENMPNFMAYVKERPEIWGQITQSDGHIYGLPSINDCYHCKFRNKMWVNTKHLEKLGLKVPKTTDELMKVMKAYKQANPKGIPMSGSIDGWGHQFYDWITNAFILDPGTYNGKLVLSKDKKVESIATTAEYREALKYMHQLFKEGLIDDSAFTQTADNYRKLMNNEGEPVLFAPFGTISDAYDVNAKPEAYAAYRVIEPIKGPQGQQHATFFRYDGIAENKFVLTKDCKNPVAALRWLDYFYTLEGYLSMQFGSEKDKDWKLNPEGKQGLDGSKALYEIINQYSSDPQNHDWQDVGINFATEKTRFGQATDNDVDIKSAAGLEKLLFIESKEKCEPFAQDPSKDYDVLPTLKFTSEETDQLNQVTVDVKKYLEENRAAFIRGVQDPNDDAAWDTYVKGFENVGLPTLIKLSQTAYDRANQK, translated from the coding sequence ATGAAACAAATGGGGCGCAAGTTTTTAGCTATGCTCTTAGCAGGTAGTTTTACTTTGACGTTGGTTAGCTGTGGAGGGCAGAAGCAAAATGATAAAGTGGTTGATGCAAGTCAAGCTGCTAGCTCATTAAGCAAGGTTGGAACATACCCAATCAGTGACAAAGCAATTGAAATGTCGATGGTTCGCTTATCAATGCCGAATGTTACAGATTTCACGACAAATGATTTCTCCAAGTTTATTGAAGACAAGACGAATATCAAATGGACTTATCAGACTGTCAATATGGATACAGCTGATGAACAGATCAACCTCATGATGTCCAAAAAGCCTTTACCAGATGCCTTCTTATTTTCTACACCAAAAGTTGCTAAATATGGCGTTTCTGAGGGCTTGCTATTACCTTTAGAGAACTTAATTAAAGAGAATATGCCTAATTTCATGGCTTATGTTAAGGAGAGACCTGAAATTTGGGGCCAGATTACACAATCTGATGGCCATATCTATGGTTTACCATCTATCAATGATTGCTATCATTGCAAGTTCCGTAACAAAATGTGGGTTAATACGAAGCACCTTGAGAAATTAGGCTTGAAAGTTCCTAAAACAACTGATGAATTAATGAAAGTCATGAAAGCTTACAAGCAAGCTAATCCTAAAGGTATCCCAATGTCTGGTTCAATTGATGGTTGGGGTCATCAATTCTATGATTGGATTACCAATGCTTTCATTTTGGATCCAGGTACATACAATGGTAAGCTTGTTTTGAGCAAGGACAAAAAAGTTGAATCAATTGCGACAACAGCTGAATATCGTGAGGCTTTGAAGTATATGCATCAATTATTTAAAGAGGGTTTAATTGATGATAGTGCATTTACACAGACAGCTGATAATTATCGTAAATTGATGAATAATGAGGGTGAGCCTGTTCTATTTGCTCCATTCGGTACAATTTCAGATGCTTATGATGTTAATGCTAAGCCAGAAGCATATGCAGCATATCGTGTTATCGAACCTATTAAAGGACCTCAAGGCCAGCAACATGCAACATTCTTCCGCTATGACGGTATTGCTGAGAACAAATTTGTCTTAACTAAAGATTGTAAGAATCCTGTAGCAGCTTTACGTTGGTTAGACTACTTCTATACTCTGGAAGGCTATTTAAGCATGCAGTTTGGTTCTGAAAAGGACAAGGACTGGAAACTTAATCCAGAAGGTAAGCAAGGCTTAGATGGTAGCAAAGCTCTTTACGAGATTATTAACCAATATTCATCAGATCCACAAAATCATGACTGGCAAGATGTTGGTATCAACTTTGCTACAGAGAAGACACGTTTCGGCCAGGCTACTGATAATGATGTTGATATTAAGAGTGCTGCTGGTTTGGAAAAATTGTTGTTCATCGAATCAAAAGAAAAGTGTGAACCATTTGCGCAAGATCCAAGCAAGGACTATGATGTTTTGCCAACTTTGAAATTTACTTCAGAAGAAACTGATCAATTGAACCAAGTTACAGTTGACGTTAAGAAGTATCTTGAAGAAAATCGCGCAGCCTTTATTCGTGGTGTACAAGATCCTAATGATGATGCAGCTTGGGATACATATGTAAAAGGCTTTGAAAATGTTGGTTTACCAACTCTGATCAAATTATCACAAACAGCTTATGATCGTGCTAATCAGAAATGA
- a CDS encoding ABC transporter permease, whose product MAAIGTDNMKTGRTLLLSKRPRYKNYNWQFWAIIALPLIWLIVFCYIPMAGVFLAFNNYSPAQGIFGSQFVGLKWFKQFLFGPYGMRTIINTLRLGVYSLIVGFPLPIILALFINEVGNKRFKKAVQMITYAPYFISLVVMVGMMMSLMDLRSGIFNQVIQSLGGKPINFFGDPNVFPHLYVWSSVWQNMGYSSIIYIAALAGVSKELQEAALVDGASRFQRIIHVDLPSIAPTIVMMLIFNVGSIMSIGFEKAYLMGNSVNASTSEIISTYLYKVSVQQGNYSYGVAVGLFNSIVSLLLFVVVNYLSKRLTDTSIW is encoded by the coding sequence ATGGCGGCGATAGGAACTGACAACATGAAGACAGGCCGAACATTATTACTTAGTAAACGACCACGTTACAAAAATTATAATTGGCAATTTTGGGCAATAATTGCTCTGCCACTTATTTGGCTGATCGTTTTTTGTTATATTCCTATGGCAGGTGTATTTTTAGCTTTTAATAACTATTCGCCAGCCCAGGGTATCTTTGGTAGTCAATTTGTTGGCCTTAAATGGTTTAAGCAGTTTTTGTTCGGACCTTATGGTATGCGTACAATTATTAATACCTTAAGACTAGGTGTATATTCGCTGATTGTAGGGTTCCCATTACCGATAATTTTGGCTTTGTTTATCAATGAGGTAGGTAATAAACGTTTCAAAAAAGCTGTGCAAATGATCACATATGCGCCATACTTCATTTCACTTGTGGTTATGGTCGGTATGATGATGAGCTTGATGGATTTAAGAAGCGGTATTTTTAACCAGGTGATTCAAAGTTTAGGCGGCAAACCGATTAACTTTTTTGGCGATCCTAATGTATTCCCACATCTTTATGTTTGGTCTAGCGTTTGGCAGAATATGGGTTACTCATCAATTATTTACATTGCTGCTTTAGCTGGCGTGAGCAAAGAATTGCAGGAAGCTGCTTTAGTAGATGGCGCAAGTCGCTTCCAACGTATCATTCATGTCGATTTACCAAGTATTGCACCAACTATTGTTATGATGCTGATTTTCAATGTTGGCTCAATCATGAGTATTGGCTTTGAAAAAGCGTATTTGATGGGTAATAGTGTTAATGCTTCAACTTCAGAGATTATTTCAACCTATCTGTATAAAGTATCTGTGCAACAAGGTAATTACAGTTACGGTGTTGCAGTTGGTTTGTTTAACTCAATTGTTAGCTTGTTGCTATTTGTTGTAGTTAATTATTTGTCTAAGCGCTTGACAGACACGTCAATTTGGTAG
- a CDS encoding carbohydrate ABC transporter permease — MNLFKRKNIHDSFSDRLLMIFIYTVLIIFTAIILLPLLHVIAASFSDPQAVIAGKVSIFPVNPTFKGYEAVLKYQPIMLGFRNSLIYLVLGTTINISMTMLAAYALSRREFRARKALSILFMVTMIISGGIVPLYLLVNALHMDNTIWAMVIPNAISVWNLMIARTYIQNQIPNDLYEVASIDGCTPFSYFWRIVLPLSKPIIAVLSLYYGVSQWNSYFNAMLFINNPNLEPLQIKLRQLLVLNTVDPTMITNVEQLIAKQGITDLLKYSTIVIASLPVLIIYPLVQKHFVKGMMIGSVKG, encoded by the coding sequence ATGAATTTGTTTAAACGTAAAAATATTCATGATAGTTTCAGCGATCGCTTGCTTATGATCTTTATTTATACTGTATTGATCATATTTACAGCTATTATTCTCTTACCACTGTTGCATGTTATAGCAGCTTCTTTTAGTGATCCGCAAGCTGTTATTGCAGGTAAAGTTTCCATTTTCCCTGTTAATCCTACATTTAAAGGTTATGAAGCTGTTTTGAAGTATCAACCAATCATGCTGGGCTTTAGAAATTCGTTGATTTATCTTGTGTTAGGTACAACGATTAACATTTCTATGACGATGTTGGCAGCCTATGCTTTGTCAAGACGTGAATTTAGAGCACGTAAGGCATTATCTATTTTGTTCATGGTTACAATGATCATAAGTGGTGGTATCGTACCGCTTTACTTGTTAGTTAATGCTTTGCATATGGATAATACAATTTGGGCTATGGTGATTCCAAATGCTATTTCAGTATGGAACTTGATGATTGCGCGCACATATATTCAAAATCAAATTCCAAATGATTTATACGAGGTTGCCTCGATTGATGGTTGCACACCATTTAGTTATTTCTGGCGGATAGTTTTACCTTTAAGTAAGCCAATTATTGCGGTGCTTTCCTTGTATTATGGTGTCAGTCAATGGAACTCGTATTTCAACGCCATGTTGTTTATCAATAATCCAAATCTTGAGCCATTACAGATCAAGTTGCGTCAATTATTAGTCTTGAACACAGTTGACCCGACGATGATTACGAATGTTGAGCAATTAATTGCCAAGCAAGGCATAACGGATTTGTTGAAATATTCTACGATTGTGATTGCTTCATTACCTGTTCTCATAATTTATCCATTAGTGCAGAAGCATTTTGTTAAGGGCATGATGATTGGCTCTGTCAAAGGCTGA
- a CDS encoding alpha-L-fucosidase, protein MKNYPENWFTQAKYGLFIHFGLYSLLAGEYKGERTRGLAEWILNNADIPLSEYRALASKFNPTNFNADEICQKAKEWGMRYVCLTSKHHDGFALYDSKVSDYNSVKASPCKRDFVRELSEACHKYDLIFCLYYSQAQDWDDKDGYRAYHDNSQKQFERYFYGKCLPQVKELLTNYGPLGMLWFDTPMGMTLEQSKELRETVKKIQPNCLISGRIGHGQSDFLSTQDNRIPSHPIEKLWEVAGTMNDSWGYKYYDHNWQSAETVVHKLLRVVARGGNYLLNVGPDGSGKIPAACVKELDKAGKWLKRAADSIYATKTLPLYVYEVPNYCFTARTHKLYITFFAPQNLKGSSVDIPNIANNLTDAKWLNLSTEMLGSVKAQVKQTKTLEGDPCYIVTFPTEFSQELALTLELSLAEADYMQEEL, encoded by the coding sequence ATGAAAAATTACCCAGAAAATTGGTTTACACAGGCAAAATATGGTTTATTTATCCATTTCGGTTTGTATTCGTTACTGGCAGGTGAATATAAAGGTGAGCGGACGCGTGGCTTAGCTGAATGGATACTCAATAATGCTGATATACCCTTAAGTGAATATCGTGCTTTAGCTTCAAAATTTAATCCAACTAATTTTAATGCCGATGAGATTTGTCAAAAGGCAAAAGAGTGGGGCATGCGTTATGTTTGTTTAACAAGCAAACATCATGATGGTTTTGCGCTCTATGATTCAAAAGTGAGTGACTACAATTCTGTAAAGGCAAGTCCCTGTAAGCGTGACTTTGTGCGAGAATTATCGGAAGCTTGTCACAAATATGATTTGATATTTTGCTTGTATTATTCTCAAGCGCAAGATTGGGATGATAAAGATGGATATCGCGCTTATCATGATAATAGTCAAAAGCAGTTTGAACGTTATTTCTACGGCAAATGCCTGCCACAGGTGAAAGAACTTTTGACTAATTATGGCCCACTTGGCATGTTGTGGTTTGACACGCCTATGGGTATGACATTAGAGCAAAGTAAAGAATTACGTGAAACTGTTAAAAAAATTCAACCTAATTGTTTGATTAGTGGCCGAATCGGGCATGGCCAAAGTGATTTCTTGAGTACGCAAGACAATCGTATTCCTTCGCATCCAATTGAAAAATTATGGGAAGTAGCAGGCACTATGAATGATAGTTGGGGCTACAAATATTATGACCACAATTGGCAAAGTGCTGAAACTGTTGTGCATAAACTTTTAAGAGTTGTAGCACGTGGTGGTAATTATCTGTTGAATGTAGGGCCTGATGGAAGTGGTAAAATTCCAGCTGCTTGTGTGAAAGAGCTAGATAAAGCTGGTAAATGGCTTAAGCGAGCTGCTGATAGTATTTATGCTACAAAGACGTTGCCTTTGTATGTTTATGAAGTGCCTAATTATTGCTTCACAGCTCGCACACACAAGCTGTATATAACTTTCTTTGCACCGCAAAATTTAAAGGGCAGTAGCGTTGATATTCCTAATATCGCTAACAATCTTACAGATGCTAAATGGCTAAATTTATCAACTGAAATGTTAGGATCAGTTAAAGCACAAGTTAAACAGACCAAAACATTAGAGGGCGACCCTTGTTACATCGTAACATTCCCGACTGAATTTAGTCAGGAATTGGCCTTAACATTGGAATTATCGTTAGCTGAGGCTGACTATATGCAAGAGGAGCTTTAA
- a CDS encoding ROK family protein: MLLTIDIGGTSVKTALWDAGNLSLKKSFATPDSWEGLKKAIVESVNNYRLYADITGVAFSVPGIPNQVSGRVEGASSLYYIHEPNFLGEISALVKLPLSFENDANCACWAEMNQPECRCIKNLLMLVIGTGIGGSVVYNREIISGSHNFAGEFGMMLVDGHNELAKLGSAVHMARYLSKQKGKELSGEEAFDLAEKGDREAILAVNKLYHYLALGIYNLQYILDPELIIIGGGIAAKPDLVHNINAAMDEILQYGQRSPLKPKIVTAYYGNDANLLGAGYYFQKYNA, from the coding sequence ATGTTATTGACGATTGATATAGGTGGTACAAGCGTGAAAACAGCTTTATGGGATGCTGGCAATCTTAGCTTGAAAAAAAGCTTTGCTACACCAGATAGCTGGGAAGGCTTAAAGAAAGCAATTGTTGAAAGCGTAAATAATTACCGCCTTTATGCTGACATAACAGGAGTTGCTTTCAGTGTTCCAGGTATTCCTAATCAGGTGAGTGGTAGAGTTGAGGGCGCAAGTTCACTTTATTATATTCATGAACCTAATTTTTTAGGTGAGATATCAGCCTTGGTCAAATTGCCATTAAGCTTTGAAAATGATGCTAATTGTGCTTGTTGGGCGGAAATGAACCAACCTGAATGTCGCTGCATTAAGAATTTGTTGATGTTAGTGATTGGCACAGGTATTGGTGGCAGCGTAGTTTATAACCGAGAGATTATTAGTGGTAGCCATAACTTTGCAGGTGAATTTGGTATGATGCTGGTTGATGGGCATAATGAGTTAGCTAAGTTGGGATCAGCTGTACATATGGCCCGTTACCTTTCTAAACAGAAGGGTAAAGAGCTTAGTGGTGAAGAAGCGTTTGATTTGGCTGAAAAAGGTGATAGAGAGGCCATATTAGCTGTTAATAAGTTGTATCATTATCTAGCTCTTGGTATCTATAATTTGCAATACATTTTGGATCCGGAATTAATTATTATTGGTGGCGGTATAGCAGCCAAACCTGATCTTGTACATAACATCAATGCCGCGATGGACGAGATTTTGCAATATGGACAGCGCAGCCCGTTAAAGCCGAAGATAGTAACAGCTTACTATGGCAATGACGCTAATTTGCTTGGCGCTGGTTATTATTTTCAAAAATATAACGCTTGA
- a CDS encoding DeoR/GlpR family DNA-binding transcription regulator yields the protein MLTIRQKKIIRLLEDNSGSASIDEMLNHLYISKSTLRRDLINLEKASMVQRFHGGVGLIESGAMESPISKRRMQNLAKKSYIAHVASRYLHDNMVIFLDSSSTVNELCPIIRQFKNITIVTNGINIAEQLNFYQSIICYICPGVIKHKSLSIVGQYAIDFIKNFTADAVFMSSKAINKNGIFEGDDAQALIKRTMMSQAIKTYLLCDDSKQESSGFFKLDDYKAIDTLITNYPLEPELSKIINEQGCQIITT from the coding sequence ATGCTGACTATTAGACAGAAAAAAATAATTCGCTTATTAGAAGATAACAGCGGTTCAGCTAGCATTGACGAGATGTTAAATCATCTATATATCTCTAAATCAACGCTTCGACGTGATCTTATCAATTTAGAAAAAGCTAGTATGGTTCAACGTTTTCATGGTGGTGTCGGCTTAATAGAAAGCGGCGCTATGGAATCACCAATCAGCAAACGCAGAATGCAAAACCTAGCCAAAAAGTCCTATATAGCCCACGTTGCCAGTCGCTATCTACATGACAATATGGTCATTTTTCTAGATTCATCTTCAACAGTCAACGAACTGTGCCCGATTATACGCCAATTTAAAAATATAACAATTGTAACTAACGGTATTAATATTGCTGAGCAACTAAACTTTTATCAAAGTATAATTTGCTATATTTGCCCTGGTGTCATTAAGCACAAAAGCTTATCTATAGTCGGCCAATATGCAATCGACTTTATTAAAAATTTCACTGCTGATGCTGTTTTTATGTCCAGTAAAGCCATCAACAAAAACGGCATTTTTGAGGGTGACGATGCACAGGCTTTAATCAAACGCACCATGATGAGCCAAGCAATCAAAACATATTTGCTCTGTGATGATAGCAAACAAGAATCTAGCGGTTTTTTCAAACTCGACGATTATAAAGCTATTGATACCTTGATCACCAATTATCCTTTAGAACCAGAATTGAGCAAAATAATTAACGAACAAGGCTGTCAGATTATAACAACATAA
- a CDS encoding rhamnulokinase, producing the protein MKKVLAIDMGATSIRGILAYVVDGKLETREVMRQAHHMVCESGRWYWQWDVLIKAISETIIKYASEISAIGIDTWGVDFGLIGENGQLLDTPITYRDDKHQLGIDICKEKFTLSELFKLTGNQISSINSLFQILALRELSPDLFAKAKKILLMPDLVKYFLTGNMSTEASILSTTQMLNLADKNLQSKIFSAFALNENLIPECLEAGCFVGSTKTSLLPELREFDIKVVNVAGHDTAGAVLLTEAVNDNECLFLSCGTWSLLGACVEHAYLTDEVQAANLTNELGVNGQPLLLQNITGLYLLEQYKKQLESALGQPISFNAITEHVSNHTESYPCFDIDQPVFGQANVKAKQAIDQALQANGCNLPINSFDYFGVIYSSLVAKYKTSIDNLVKLTGKSFKRLHLIGGGSQSSYLCQLIANKIGVEVIAGPKEASALGNIIVQLQAVGAIKSLAEGRKLSEHLSNIHHYYAKGN; encoded by the coding sequence GTGAAAAAGGTTTTAGCGATTGATATGGGTGCTACTTCGATTCGAGGTATATTAGCCTATGTTGTTGATGGCAAATTGGAAACACGTGAGGTTATGCGCCAAGCACACCATATGGTTTGTGAGAGCGGACGTTGGTATTGGCAATGGGATGTATTAATCAAGGCAATTTCTGAAACAATTATTAAATACGCTTCGGAGATTTCAGCCATCGGTATAGATACATGGGGTGTTGATTTTGGCTTGATCGGTGAGAATGGTCAATTGCTTGATACGCCAATTACTTATCGTGATGATAAGCACCAATTAGGCATTGATATTTGTAAAGAAAAGTTTACATTGTCTGAGCTGTTCAAATTGACAGGTAATCAGATTTCCAGTATTAACTCTTTATTCCAAATTTTAGCTTTGCGTGAATTATCACCAGATTTATTTGCTAAGGCAAAAAAGATTTTATTGATGCCTGACTTGGTCAAATATTTTTTGACTGGTAACATGTCTACTGAAGCTAGTATATTGTCAACAACGCAGATGCTAAATTTAGCAGATAAGAATTTGCAATCGAAAATCTTCAGTGCTTTCGCTTTGAATGAAAATCTAATTCCTGAATGCCTAGAAGCTGGCTGTTTTGTTGGTAGCACCAAAACAAGTTTGCTGCCAGAACTAAGAGAATTTGACATAAAGGTGGTTAATGTTGCAGGGCATGACACAGCTGGTGCTGTTTTGTTGACCGAAGCTGTTAATGACAATGAGTGCTTATTCTTGTCGTGTGGTACATGGTCATTGTTAGGTGCATGTGTAGAGCATGCTTATTTGACAGATGAGGTACAAGCAGCAAATTTAACGAATGAACTTGGGGTTAATGGGCAGCCGCTACTCTTACAAAATATCACTGGTTTATATTTGCTTGAACAGTACAAAAAACAATTAGAGTCTGCTTTAGGACAGCCAATTAGTTTCAATGCAATTACAGAACATGTTAGTAATCATACAGAGTCATATCCATGCTTTGATATTGATCAGCCAGTGTTTGGCCAAGCAAATGTAAAAGCTAAACAAGCTATTGATCAAGCTTTGCAAGCTAATGGCTGCAATTTGCCTATAAATAGTTTTGACTATTTCGGTGTTATTTATAGTAGTTTGGTTGCTAAGTACAAGACGAGTATTGATAACTTAGTTAAGTTGACAGGTAAGTCGTTTAAGCGATTGCATTTGATTGGCGGCGGCTCACAGTCAAGTTATCTTTGTCAGTTGATTGCCAATAAAATCGGTGTGGAGGTGATTGCTGGGCCGAAAGAAGCATCAGCACTAGGCAATATTATTGTTCAGTTGCAAGCAGTCGGTGCAATTAAGAGTTTAGCTGAAGGACGTAAGCTATCTGAACATCTCAGCAATATTCATCATTATTACGCCAAAGGTAATTAA
- a CDS encoding L-fucose isomerase has protein sequence MNHPRIGIRPIIDGRRGGVRESLEEQCMGMATSAKALIESKLRYPDGEPVECIISPCTIGGAKEAATCEEYFSTKNVVATLSVTPCWCYGMETIDLNPLTIKAVWGFNGTERPGAVYLASVMAAYAQRGLPAFSIYGHDVQDKDDRTIKPDVEKKILDFARAAVAVGVMRNRSYVNIGGIAMGIAGSQVNSDFLQKYLGMRTEWVDMTEVLRRITLGIYDHEEFKKARAWVEKNCKVGMDINQGKELAEIIKKSRYIKEEEQWDFTVKHAMVVRDILFGNPKLAEMGWIEESLGRNAIAGGFQGQRMWTDWLPNADFTEAIMATSFDWNGKRAPVPFATENDTFNCISMLFGMLVTNKAAIFSDVRTYWSPESVKRVTGKELTGVSKNGIIHLINSGASCLDGSGAAKNEKGEGCMKEWWNMTDKDVQACLDATDWCRANYEYFRGGGYSSHFRTNAEMSATMIRCNMVEGVGPTLQVIEGYTCKIDDEIHKILDDRTDKTWPTTWFAPILNKDTAPTVYDMMAKWGANHGATVYGHVGDRLITLASMLRIPVVFHNVEKERIYRPHTFNGFGTKDLEGQDFRACEFYGPMYR, from the coding sequence ATGAATCATCCACGAATTGGTATTAGACCTATTATCGACGGCCGTAGAGGCGGTGTACGCGAATCATTGGAAGAACAATGTATGGGTATGGCAACAAGCGCAAAAGCTTTAATTGAAAGCAAACTGCGTTATCCGGATGGTGAACCTGTTGAGTGTATTATTTCACCTTGCACAATTGGTGGAGCTAAGGAAGCTGCTACTTGTGAAGAATATTTCTCTACAAAGAACGTTGTTGCTACATTGAGTGTTACTCCTTGCTGGTGCTATGGCATGGAGACAATTGATCTCAATCCATTGACGATCAAAGCTGTTTGGGGCTTCAATGGCACAGAGCGTCCAGGTGCTGTTTATTTGGCATCAGTTATGGCTGCTTATGCTCAACGTGGCTTACCTGCTTTCTCAATTTACGGTCATGATGTGCAGGACAAAGATGATCGTACAATCAAACCTGACGTTGAAAAGAAAATTCTTGATTTTGCAAGAGCCGCTGTTGCTGTTGGCGTGATGCGTAATCGTTCATACGTTAATATCGGTGGTATCGCAATGGGTATCGCTGGTTCACAAGTCAATTCTGATTTCTTGCAGAAGTATTTGGGTATGCGTACTGAATGGGTTGATATGACTGAAGTTTTACGCCGTATCACCTTGGGTATTTATGACCATGAAGAATTTAAGAAGGCTCGTGCTTGGGTTGAGAAGAATTGTAAAGTTGGTATGGATATCAACCAAGGCAAAGAGTTGGCTGAAATTATTAAGAAGAGCCGTTATATCAAGGAAGAAGAGCAATGGGACTTCACAGTTAAGCATGCTATGGTTGTACGCGATATTTTGTTCGGTAATCCTAAGTTAGCTGAAATGGGCTGGATCGAAGAGTCATTGGGCCGTAATGCAATTGCTGGTGGCTTCCAAGGTCAGAGAATGTGGACAGACTGGTTGCCAAATGCTGACTTTACAGAAGCTATCATGGCTACAAGCTTTGACTGGAATGGCAAGCGTGCCCCTGTACCATTTGCTACAGAAAACGATACATTTAACTGTATTTCAATGTTGTTTGGTATGTTAGTTACAAACAAAGCTGCTATTTTCTCTGATGTTCGTACTTACTGGTCACCAGAATCTGTTAAGCGCGTAACAGGTAAAGAATTAACTGGCGTTTCTAAGAATGGTATCATCCATTTGATCAACTCTGGTGCTAGCTGCTTGGATGGTTCTGGCGCTGCTAAGAATGAAAAGGGCGAAGGTTGCATGAAAGAATGGTGGAATATGACCGATAAGGACGTGCAAGCTTGCTTGGATGCTACAGACTGGTGCCGTGCTAACTATGAGTACTTCCGTGGCGGCGGTTATTCATCTCACTTCCGTACTAATGCTGAAATGTCAGCTACAATGATTCGTTGCAACATGGTTGAAGGTGTTGGACCTACATTGCAGGTTATTGAAGGCTATACATGCAAGATTGATGATGAGATTCACAAGATTTTGGATGACAGAACAGATAAGACATGGCCAACAACTTGGTTTGCGCCAATTTTGAATAAGGATACAGCTCCAACTGTTTATGACATGATGGCTAAATGGGGTGCTAACCACGGCGCAACAGTATATGGTCACGTTGGCGATCGTTTGATCACATTAGCTTCAATGTTACGTATTCCAGTTGTATTCCATAACGTTGAAAAAGAACGTATCTATCGTCCACATACATTCAATGGCTTTGGCACGAAGGACTTAGAGGGTCAAGATTTCAGAGCTTGCGAATTCTACGGACCAATGTACAGATAA
- a CDS encoding L-fuculose-phosphate aldolase, whose product MLENIKLELIEYGKKLFDTKLTKGTGGNLSYYDRKSGYVCLTPSGISFHEIKVEDIVVTDIDANIIEGNRVPTSEWEMHLNLYRTRPEFNAVIHAHTMWSTVLACLRQGLPATNYMIAVAGKDVRVAEYATYGTHELAMNAAKAMEGRRAAILANHGVIAGAQDLKNAFNIIDELEYCAEIYCKARAIGNPVVLPDSEMELMLEKFKHYGQK is encoded by the coding sequence ATGTTAGAAAATATTAAGTTGGAGTTAATCGAATACGGCAAAAAATTGTTTGATACCAAATTAACCAAGGGAACAGGTGGTAACCTGAGCTATTATGATCGAAAAAGCGGTTATGTTTGCTTAACTCCATCTGGAATTAGTTTCCACGAAATTAAAGTTGAAGATATTGTTGTTACCGATATAGATGCCAATATCATCGAAGGTAACCGTGTTCCAACATCTGAGTGGGAAATGCATCTAAATTTATATCGTACGCGTCCTGAATTTAATGCTGTTATACATGCTCATACAATGTGGAGTACAGTTTTAGCTTGCCTACGTCAAGGATTGCCAGCTACAAATTACATGATTGCAGTTGCTGGTAAAGATGTACGTGTTGCTGAATATGCGACATATGGTACACATGAGTTAGCTATGAATGCAGCGAAAGCAATGGAGGGTCGCCGTGCAGCTATTTTAGCTAACCATGGTGTTATTGCTGGCGCTCAGGATTTAAAAAACGCATTCAATATTATTGATGAACTTGAGTATTGTGCTGAGATTTATTGCAAGGCACGTGCGATTGGTAATCCAGTTGTTTTACCTGATTCTGAGATGGAGTTGATGCTGGAAAAATTTAAGCATTATGGACAGAAATAA